A window of the Lolium perenne isolate Kyuss_39 chromosome 7, Kyuss_2.0, whole genome shotgun sequence genome harbors these coding sequences:
- the LOC139833788 gene encoding uncharacterized protein gives MASTGKTRDVQCRKCLGFGHIKREYITKCVMLVREDGEYDSASDFDEDILALIVARDGANSDSEREMKVMGAETADQYKILVAQRVLSVQLRKDEYDQLHNLFQTRGVVKDRAIQIIIDGGSYNILASVDMVEKLALPTRQHPHPYYIQWFESSRKLKVTKTTRVHFTIGTYSDFVDCDVVPMQACSLLLVRPWKFDRESIHNGHISNLYDCVVPILRLWWRTLLGLVAAMVATLAIVTTACRVGMHLLLLPGPGVVRRRQQLGFQGGAYMWHAGPDTPPRRRRV, from the exons atggcctccacggggaagacgcgtGATGTTCAATGTCGGAAATGTTTGGGATTTGGTCACATCAAAAGAGAATACATAACCAAatgtgtgatgttggtgcgtgaagatggagaatatgattctgcaagtgactttgatgaggATATATTGGCCCTTATTGTTGCACGTGATGgagccaattctgattctgaaaGAGAGATGAAGGTAATGGGAGCTGAAACTGCTGATCAGTACAAGATCTTAGTTGCACAACGTGTGTTGAGTGTGCAATTGAGAAAAGATGAGTATGATCAACTccacaatctgtttcaaacaagaggcgttgtgaAAGATCGAGCTATAcagatcatcattgatggagggagttATAATATTTTGGCTAGCGTTGATATGGTGGAGAAGCTTGCTCTACCTACAAGACAACAtccacatccatattatattcaatggtttgagagttctcgtaagctcaaggtaacaaaaactacacgtgtgcattttactattggtacatattctgattttgttgattgtgacgttgtacctatgcaagcttgttctttgttacttgttAGACCTTGgaaatttgatagagaatctattcataatg GGCACATATCTAACCTCTACGACTGTGTGGTCCCCATACTACGACTGTGGTGGCGCACGCTGCTGGGTCTGGTGGCTGCAATGGTTGCAACCTTGGCAATCGTCACCACGGCGTGCAGGGTAGGCATGCACCTCCTTCTCCTACCAGGACCGGGCGTAGTCCGCCGGCGGCAGCAACTTGGGTTCCAGGGAGGCGCGTATATGTGGCATGCTGGCCCGGATACTCCTCCTAGACGTCGGCGTGTCTGA